Proteins encoded together in one Quercus lobata isolate SW786 chromosome 3, ValleyOak3.0 Primary Assembly, whole genome shotgun sequence window:
- the LOC115978719 gene encoding uncharacterized protein LOC115978719 produces MEIVISIAAKIAEYTVEPVGQCLGYLFYYSSNIQNMKKQVDKLQGARDRVQHSIDAAIRDAEEIEADVKMWLENVDVIMGKVKEVLEGEENAKMRSFNGACLNLKLRHQQSKKAKKMVQDIDEVVKNGGFDKVSFRPPSQATMTTTYKDYMTFESRMSIVEQLMDALGDANINVIGVWGMPGVGKTTLVREVAKQVKEKKIFNEVAIAEVTQNLDLRRIQGELADMLDLKFEKETVRGRAIRLRERLSEHNKILVILDDIWDKLDLEEVGIPSKGCKVVVTSRNQDILSCEIGTQKDFGLGVLRVEEAWSLFEMMAGESVKEPNLRPTATKVAKECAGLPIALVTVSKALKNKSLYEWKDALHLLRRPAPEHLTKMQSTIYSSIRLSYSHLGSQEKKIFLLCSQMSSSIVYLDLLKYSYGLCLFDGINTLEDTRNRLYRLVRNLRDSCLLLDCRHSREHLHMHDVVRDVAILIASKHCDMFMVGDGGEVNEWPDVDALKRCTIFSIDGGDIRELPDEMECPELQLFRVSGGNHSFQIAETFFKGMGKLKVLDLTQMKLSSLPSSLHLLRNLQTLCLDYCVLGDIAIIGELKNLEILSLLNSEVSQLPREIGLLTSIRLLDLSGCSKLEVIPPNVLSRLVQLEALYMGNSFVQWENGGLNIDRTNASLTELKHLSRLITLEIQIQGANILPKDLLFEKLERYRIFVGDVWNWSDKPETSRELKLKLNTSLHLQGGIKMLLNGIEHLCLDELKGVKSILYELDREGFQQLRHLHVQNNAEIKHIINSRALAATEIVFPVLEKFSVKNMINLEEICHGKLPPTTFCNLRIVKVEHCDQLKFVFSSSMAKCLLQLQELEIRECSVMGAVVIKEEGDIEDGDKILFPQLRRLALQCLPKLISFLNTQKAFITEAGEITYEGRLDFHMPVLHEQVVFPNLETLELSSIHSEEILLHNQHRASSSLKLTDPRFQNLRNLKVKGSGNLKYLLSSSTATFMVQLKYLDIGDCKVMEKILLIEDLGEEEIIPKVLFPQLEVLILKDLPVLKRFCVGSNIKFPSLKVMVIEKCPKLESFIFKPVSSDMTLSKELKEVNSEEISQTAMQPLFNEEVAFPNLESLTISHLPNLKIIWHDKFAPGSFMKLQTLKVELCENLMKIFQVNMLSGFHSLDFLIVDGCGSLQEIFEPQGQEVMETHAVTVTKLKKLYIRRLPKLKRVWNKDPQGTFSFPNLQEIVVGKCESLKSLFPTSVARCLQQLNDLRIFECGIEEIIEQEEGAKEDVRFVFPKLTLLILRKLSKLKWFYRGVHTSEWPLLESLEVSGSNEIQIFASKNYRIQEQDDQSQLETSIQQPLFLVEEVAFPSLKTLDLDQYVLEDIAMIGELRNLEILSLLHSNVEQLPTATGLLTRLRILNLSNCTKLKLIPPNVISCLIQLEKLYVGNSFTEWDVEGLNNERASLAELKHLSRLTTLEVHIPDANMLPKDLLFEKLQRYKIFVGDVWDWSDKHENSRALKLKLNTSFHLERGIKMLLNGIENLWLDELKGVKSVIYELDMTGFQQLKHLHVQNNVEIKYIINSRGMVISDVVFPVLEMLSLKNMNNLEEICHGQIPSASFRNLSIIKVLICDKLKNLVPSSVSFQNLTNLEICKCHGLINLVTSSTAKSLIQLKKMSVSECERITEVVTGEGGEASEVITFTQLTYLKLDCLPNLSSFCSISYSFKFPSLEEVIVRQCPEMKTFSHGALGTPKLERVQATQEDEWHWKANLNTTIHWLWKSKYNTTTQ; encoded by the exons ATGGAGATTGTTATTTCCATTGCAGCAAAAATTGCTGAGTATACGGTTGAACCAGTTGGACAGTGTCTAGGTTATTTGTTTTACTACAGTAGCAACATTCAGAATATGAAGAAACAGGTAGACAAGTTGCAGGGTGCTAGAGATAGGGTGCAACATTCCATTGATGCTGCTATAAGAGATGCTGAAGAAATTGAAGCTGATGTTAAAATGTGGTTAGAGAATGTAGATGTGATTATGGGAAAGGTCAAAGAAGTTCTTGAGGGtgaagaaaatgcaaaaatgaGGAGTTTCAATGGGGCATGCCTGAACCTGAAGCTACGACATCAGCAaagcaagaaagcaaaaaaGATGGTGCAAGATATTGATGAAGTCGTGAAAAATGGCGGCTTTGACAAAGTTTCTTTCCGTCCTCCATCACAGGCGACAATGACTACTACATATAAGGATTACATGACCTTTGAGTCAAGAATGTCAATTGTGGAGCAACTTATGGATGCATTAGGAGATGCAAATATCAATGTGATTGGGGTGTGGGGGATGCCTGGTGTGGGAAAGACTACACTTGTGAGAGAAGTTGCTAAGCAagtcaaggaaaaaaaaatattcaatgaGGTGGCCATAGCAGAAGTGACACAGAATCTAGACTTGAGACGAATTCAAGGAGAACTTGCAGACATGCTGGATCTAAAGTTTGAGAAGGAGACAGTACGAGGAAGGGCAATCCGGCTTCGAGAGAGGTTATCAGAGCACAACAAGATACTTGTTATTCTAGATGATATATGGGACAAACTTGATTTAGAGGAGGTTGGAATTCCTAGTAAGGGTTGCAAAGTAGTGGTAACATCCAGGAATCAAGATATATTATCTTGTGAGATCGGCACCCAGAAGGATTTTGGACTTGGTGTTTTACGAGTAGAAGAAGCATGGAGTTTGTTTGAAATGATGGCGGGTGAATCTGTTAAAGAACCTAACTTGCGACCCACGGCTACTAAGGTAGCTAAAGAGTGTGCAGGTCTACCTATTGCACTTGTAACAGTTTCTAAGGCATTAAAGAATAAGAGTTTATATGAGTGGAAGGATGCTCTTCATCTACTAAGAAGACCGGCTCCTGAACACCTCACAAAAATGCAGTCAACTATATATTCTTCTATTAGGTTGAGTTATAGTCATCTTGGAAGTcaggagaagaaaatatttttgctatGTTCTCAAATGAGTTCAAGCATTGTATATCTTGACTTGTTGAAATATTCTTATGGTTTATGTTTATTTGACGGCATTAATACATTGGAAGACACGAGGAACAGACTATATAGACTAGTTCGTAACTTGAGAGACTCTTGTCTATTGTTAGATTGCCGTCATTCTCGTGAGCATCTTCATATGCATGATGTTGTCCGTGATGTTGCTATTTTGATTGCGTCAAAACATTGTGATATGTTTATGGTTGGAGACGGTGGCGAGGTAAATGAATGGCCGGATGTAGATGCACTCAAAAGATGCACCATATTCTCTATTGATGGGGGAGATATTCGTGAACTTCCAGATGAAATGGAATGTCCAGAATTGCAACTTTTTCGTGTGAGTGGTGGAAATCATTCTTTTCAGATCGCAGAGACTTTCTTCAAGGGGATGGGAAAACTCAAGGTTTTAGATTTGACACAAATGAAACTTTCATCACTTCCTTCCTCACTTCATCTCCTTAGAAATCTGCAGACACTGTGCTTGGATTACTGTGTGTTAGGAGACATAGCTATAATTGGAGAGCTCAAGAATTTAGAAATTCTTAGCCTTTTAAATTCCGAGGTGTCCCAATTGCCAAGGGAAATAGGGTTGTTGACTAGTATTCGATTATTGGATTTGAGCGGATGTTCCAAACTTGAAGTGATTCCACCTAATGTCCTATCACGCTTGGTGCAATTAGAAGCATTGTATATGGGAAACAGTTTTGTTCAGTGGGAGAATGGAGGACTCAATATTGATAGAACTAATGCAAGTCTTACTGAGCTAAAACATTTGTCACGTTTGATCACTTTAGAGATTCAGATTCAAGGTGCTAACATTCTGCCAAAAGATCTATTATTTGAAAAGTTAGAAAGATACAGAATATTTGTAGGAGATGTGTGGAACTGGTCTGATAAGCCTGAAACCTCAAGAGAATTAAAACTCAAGCTGAATACAAGCTTACACTTACAGGGTGGGATCAAAATGTTGTTGAATGGTATTGAACATCTTTGTTTAGATGAATTGAAGGGTGTTAAGAGTATTCTGTATGAACTCGATAGGGAAGGCTTTCAACAACTGAGGCATCTCCATGTCCAAAATAATGCCGAGATTAAGCATATCATCAATTCAAGGGCATTGGCTGCTACTGAAATTGTATTTCCTGTTTTGGAGAAATTTTCTGTCAAAAACATGATCAACCTGGAAGAAATATGTCATGGCAAGCTTCCCCCAACAACTTTTTGTAACTTACGAATTGTGAAAGTGGAACATTGTGATCAACTGAAGTTTGTCTTCTCGTCATCTATGGCTAAGTGCCTTTTACAACTCCAAGAATTGGAGATAAGAGAATGCAGTGTTATGGGTGCAGTAGTCATAAAAGAAGAGGGCGACATAGAAGATGGAGATAAGATTCTGTTCCCTCAACTACGTCGCTTGGCACTACAGTGTCTTCCAAAGCTTATAAGCTTCTTAAACACACAAAAGGCATTCATAACTGAGGCTGGAGAAATCACTTATGAGGGAAGGCTTGATTTTCACATGCCAGTTCTACATGAACAG GTTGTGTTCCCCAACTTGGAAACGTTGGAACTGTCCTCTATACACTCTGAAGAGATACTACTTCACAACCAACATCGGGCAAGCTCCTCTTTAAAATTAACAGACCCGAGATTTCAAAATTTGCGTAACTTGAAGGTGAAAGGCTCTGGCAATTTAAAATACCTATTGTCTTCTTCTACAGCGACATTTATGGTTCAGCTCAAATATCTTGACATTGGGGACTGTAAGGTAATGGAAAAGATACTACTCATAGAAGACTtaggagaagaagaaataatTCCAAAGGTGTTGTTCCCTCAACTGGAAGTCCTAATTCTAAAAGATCTTCCAGTCCTCAAAAGATTCTGTGTAGGAAGCAATATCAAATTTCCATCATTGAAGGTTATGGTGATAGAAAAATGCCCTAAATTGGAGTCATTCATATTCAAACCTGTTAGTTCAGACATGACATTAAGCAAAGAACTTAAGGAAGTGAATTCAGAGGAGATCTCTCAAACTGCCATGCAACCTCTCTTCAATGAAGAg GTTGCATTCCCCAATTTGGAATCattgacaatctctcatttgcCTAACCTTAAAATTATATGGCATGACAAATTTGCCCCTGGCTCTTTTATGAAGCTTCAGACCTTGAAGGTTGAACTCTGTGAAAATCTTATGAAAATCTTCCAAGTTAATATGCTGTCAGGATTCCATAGCTTGGACTTCCTTATAGTAGATGGTTGTGGTTCACTACAAGAAATATTTGAACCACAAGGGCAAGAAGTTATGGAAACACATGCAGTAACAGTTACTaagttgaaaaaattatatatacgtCGTCTACCAAAGTTGAAGCGTGTATGGAATAAGGACCCCCAGGGAACGTTCTCCTTTCCAAATCTACAAGAAATAGTAGTTGGGAAGTGTGAGAGTTTGAAGAGTTTGTTTCCAACCTCAGTGGCCAGATGTCTCCAGCAATTGAATGATCTTCGAATATTCGAATGTGGGATTGAGGAAATTATTGAACAGGAAGAAGGTGCAAAAGAAGATGTGAGATTTGTGTTCCCTAAATTGACTCTCTTGATACTTCGAAAGTTGTCAAAGCTCAAGTGGTTTTACCGAGGGGTACATACTTCGGAATGGCCGTTATTGGAATCCTTAGAGGTGTCTGGATCTAATGAAATTCAGATATTTgcttcaaaaaattatagaattcaAGAACAAGATGATCAGAGTCAACTAGAGACATCCATTCAACAACCACTTTTCTTGGTTGAAGAG GTTGCATTCCCTAGTTTGAAAACATTGGATTTGGATCAGTATGTGTTGGAAGACATAGCTATGATTGGAGAGCTGAGAAATTTAGAAATTCTTAGCCTTCTTCACTCCAATGTTGAGCAGTTGCCGACAGCAACAGGGCTTTTGACTCGTTTACGGATTTTAAATTTGAGCAATTGTACCAAACTTAAACTGATTCCACCAAATGTCATATCATGTTTGATACAATTAGAAAAGCTATATGTCGGCAATAGCTTCACTGAGTGGGACGTTGAAGGACTCAACAATGAAAGAGCTAGCCTTGCAGAGCTAAAGCATTTGTCACGATTGACTACTTTAGAAGTGCACATTCCAGATGCCAACATGTTGCCAAAAGATCTGTTATTCGAGAAGTTGcaaagatacaaaatattcGTAGGAGATGTGTGGGATTGGTCTGATAAACATGAAAACTCAAGAGCACTGAAACTCAAGTTGAATACAAGCTTTCATTTGGAGAGGGGGATTAAAATGTTGTTGAATGGTATTGAAAATCTGTGGTTGGATGAGTTAAAGGGTGTTAAGAGCGTCATCTATGAATTAGATATGACAGGCTTCCAACAACTGAAGCATCTCCATGTCCAAAACAATGTCGAGATCAAGTACATCATCAACTCAAGAGGGATGGTTATCTCTGATGTTGTCTTTCCTGTCTTGGAGATGCTTTCTCTCAAAAACATGAACAACTTGGAAGAAATATGTCATGGCCAAATTCCCTCGGCATCCTTCCGTAACCTAAGCATTATAAAAGTGTTGATTTGtgacaaattgaaaaatttagTGCCATCCTCGGtatctttccaaaatttgacAAATCTGGAAATATGTAAATGTCATGgattaattaatttagttaCATCCTCAACAGCCAAAAGTTTGATACAACTCAAAAAAATGAGTGTAAGTGAATGCGAAAGGATAACAGAAGTTGTAACAGGGGAGGGAGGTGAAGCGAGTGAGGTGATTACTTTCACCCAGCTGACATACTTAAAACTTGATTGCTTGCCAAACCTCTCAAGCTTTTGCTCAATAAGTTATTCATTCAAGTTCCCATCTTTGGAAGAAGTAATTGTGAGGCAGTGCCCAGAGATGAAGACTTTCTCTCATGGAGCTTTAGGGACACCAAAGCTAGAAAGAGTACAAGCAACACAAGAAGATGAATGGCATTGGAAGGCTAACCTAAATACCACCATACATTGGCTCTGGAAGAGCAAATATAATACCACCACACAATAG